In Thalassospira sp. ER-Se-21-Dark, the genomic stretch GGCATCTGATGAATGAATACAGTTTATCTGTCTCCGTCTATTGGATGACGCACCGTCAGGCTGACCACTAGAAAAGCCGGTTGCCCCCACCAATTTGGTGATTTTGCCCAAACCCGGAACCTGACAGCGTGATCGCGCGTTCCGAGTTCACCCGCATTCCCCGTGACATAGTTGTAGAGAGCCGTCCATGCCCGCAACGCCCTATTATCTGATCGACAAGTCCAAGCTTAAAAGCAACATGGAAAAGATCGCCTATGTGCGCGAACATTCCGGTGCCAAGGCGTTGCTTGCCCTTAAATGCTTTGCGACCTGGTCGGTGTTTGACTTCATGTCGGACTATATGGACGGCACCACGTCTTCGTCGCTCTATGAAGTCAAGCTGGGCCGCCAGAAATTTGGCAAGGAAACCCACGCCTATAGTGTCGCCTATTCCGACGATGAAATCGGCGAAGTCATCGAGAATGCCGACAAGATCATCTTCAATTCCATCAGCCAGCTGACCCGCTTTGCCGATCAGGCATCGGGCATTGTGCGTGGTTTGCGCCTGAACCCGCAGGTCTCGACCTCAAGCTTCGATCTGGCCGATCCGGCGCGTCCGTTCTCGCGTCTGGGCGAATGGGACGTCGCCAAGGTCGAAGCGGTGATGGACCGCATTTCCGGCTTCATGATCCACAATAACTGCGAAAATGCCGACTTTGATCTGTTTGATCAGATGCTGGGCAATATCGAGGAAAAGTTTGGCTCGCTTCTCGCGCGCGTTGAATGGGTCAGCCTCGGCGGCGGCATCCACTTCACCGGTGATAACTACCCGCTTGATAAATTCTGTGCCCGGCTCAAGGCATTCTCCGAGAAATTCGGTGTGCAGGTCTATCTTGAACCCGGCGAAGCATCGATCACCAAAAGCACCACCCTTGAGGTCACCGTGCTTGATACGCTGTTTAACGGCAAAAACCTTGCCATCGTCGATAGCTCGATCGAGGCGCACATGCTTGATCTTCTGATCTATCGCGAAAATGCCAAGGTCCTGCCGAACACGGGCGATCATTCCTACATGATTTGCGGCAAGTCCTGCCTTGCCGGCGACGTATTTGGCGAATTTGATTTCGAAAACGAGATCAAGGTCGGCGACCGTATCTCCATTCAGGATGCGGCCGGCTACACCATGGTGAAAAAGAACTGGTTTAACGGGGTCGGCATGCCGTCCATCGTGATCCGGGAACTCGACGGAACAGAGCGCGTTGTGCGTGAGTTCAGTTTTGACGACTACGTTTCGAGCCTTTCGTAAAACACGAAAGCGCAGTTTTCATAGCGAACCGGGGAAGTATTTCCCCACCTCTCAAAACAGGGGAGTTTTTGGCCCGACATGAAAAAGAATGTTCTGATTATCGGCGCAGGTGGCGTCGCCCAGGTCGTTGCACATAAATGCGCACAGCATAATGACGTGCTTGGCGATATTCATATCGCATCGCGCACGGCATCAAAGTGCCAGTCCATCATCGACAGCATCCACGAAAAGAAAAACCTTAAGAACCCAGGCGTTCTTGAAGGTCACGCCCTGGATGCGACCGACGTTGATGCCACTGCGGCCCTGATCGAAAAAACCGGCGTTAAAATCGTCATTAATGTCGGCTCTGCCTTTATCAACATGCCGGTCATGTCGGCCTGCATCAAAACCGGTGTCGCCTATCTCGATACCGCCATCCATGAAGAGCAGGACAAAATCTGCGAAACCCCGCCATGGTATGCCAACTATGAATGGAAACGCCGTGCCGAGTGCGAGGCGGCTGGCGTTACCGCCATTCTTGGCGTCGGCTTCGATCCGGGTGTTGTGAACGCCTATGCCAAACTGGCGGTCGAAGATTACTTCGATAAAATTGACTCGATCGACATCATCGACATCAATGCCGGCAGCCACGGCAAATACTTTGCCACCAACTTCGACCCGGAAATCAACTTCCGCGAATTCACCGGCACGGTCTATTCCTGGCAGGACAGCAAATGGCAGTCCAACAAGATGTTCGAGATCAAAAAGATCTGGGACATGCCGGTTGTCGGCGAAAGCCAGACCTTCATGACCGGCCATGACGAGGTCCATTCCCTGTCCCAGAACCTTGACGTGCCGAACGTCCGCTTCTGGATGGGCTTTGGCGATCACTACGTCAATGTCTTCACGGTCCTCAATAACATCGGCCTTCTGTCCGAAAAACCGGTCACCACCGCCGAGGGCCTCGAAGTCGTGCCGCTCAAGGTCGTCAAGGCCTGCCTGCCAGATCCAAGCTCCTTGGCACCGGACTATACCGGCAAGACCTGCATCGGCGATCTGGTCAAGGGTACGAAGGACGGCAAGGAAACCGAAGTCCTGATCTATAACGTGGCGGACCATAAGGACGCCTACAATGAAGTCGGAAGTCAGGGCATTTCCTACACCGCTGGTGTTCCGCCCGTCGCGGCTGCGATGCTGATCGCAACGGGTGAGTGGGATGTGAAAAAGATGGCAAACGTCGAAGAACTGCCATCCAAACCGTTCCTGAATTTGCTCAACGGCATGGGTCTCCCGACCCGCATCAAGGACGCCAATGGCGACCGTGCGCTCGACTTCTCCTAAGCGCACCTCACAAATACAAACGAAATGGCGGGCGCACATTGCCCGCCATTTTGCGTTTTTGATAACGTCGTCATTCCCGCGAAGGCGGGAATCCCCCGCATTCGAACCGCTATGGATTCCAGATCTCAGCCGCGAATGACGATGCGCAACACCCGCGCCTCACGCACTTCGCCACCGCACGATCACCCCGCACATCACCAGCACCGATCCAAGCCCGGCCACGGCGGCAAAGCCGAACCCGGCATAAATCGGGCCCATGATCATCGGTCCGGCAAACACCGCCGAATAGGTCACCGCACTATTAAGCCCCATCACCGCCCCGCGCGCCTCAGCGGCCTGTTGGTTTAACGAAACAACCAGCCCGTTAAGGCCAAGCTGATTAAGCATCCCCCAAACAGCGGTTCCGGCCATCGCAACGACCTGACTTTGCAGGGTCAATCCCCAGGTGGCGTAGCTTGTCGCAATCGCGATCAACACCAGACACAAATACCCACGGGTAATTTTGGGCGATATCACACCCAAAACAAATCCCATGACGCCAAACCCCACGCCATAGGCCATAACAAACATACCGCTGCCCTGTGCTGACAGGTCAAAGGCCGTGCGTACACCCACCCCGAAAAATGCAAAACAGCCGTAAAACGCGGTCATATAAACCAGCATCACCGCCAGCAATTGCCACACACCGGGCAGCCGGAATGCCCGCAAGGGCGATGTCCGCGTGCTCATCCCGCCGCGCACATCCGACAGCAACATCACCAGAATACCAGCCACCAGCACCGACAAACCGGCCATCAGGAAATAAACCATCCGCCAGCCCAGATGCTCGGTGACAAACGCCGCGGCGGGCACCGCCACCACCAGGGACAACGCCCACCCGGTCAGCACCACACCAAGCCGCGCGGCCTCGCGCCCCTTGGGGGCCGTGGCGGTGACCGTGGCATAGGATCCCGGCAACAACACACCAACGGCCACCCCGGCCAGCGCCTGCGACAGACACAGCCAAACCCAATGCTGACTGAGCCCGCTTGAAACTTGCGCCACCGCCAAAAGAAGTGCCGCACATCCCAACACACGCCCGACCGACATCCGGTCAATCATCCCGGCCAGGGTCAGCGCCGACACCGCCGTCGCCGCCCCGAACGCCGAAATCGCCCAGGCCACATGATAGGGCTGCGTCGAAAGCCCGCCTGCCACTTCTGACAGGATCGGGCTTAAAACAAATGAATTGGCCCCGACAAGCAACACCGCCCCAAGCAGGGCCAGAACCTTCACTTGCGCAATGGCATTCGGATTAATCTCGGCATTTTGGTCTGTCATCATGCCATGTGATATGATTTGCCCTGTTTTAGGCAAGGAAATTCAATACTTAGCAGATAAAATCGAGCTCCGCTCAGTAACGGAACCGTCCCTGACCAGATCGCCGATGATGGCATCACGCACCGTCTTGGATAAAGCAACGGCGCGAGTCACTTCCCAAAACGCCAAAACACACCACACCACGCGCGGCAAAATAAAGGTTTGCGCCGCAAAATCCGGCGCGCGCCGAATTCTATACCTTTGGTTGATGAATTTGCGCAGAAGGCTTGGCGTGCATGAATTACACGCGATTTCACCCCACCCTTGCGGGTAGCGTCAACCCGCTGCCGCGTTGCAAAATAAATCGTTCAAAATCAACTATTTGACAACCGAAAGCGGTTTCGGATAGCGTTTCCCTGTTCCGAAAGCGGTTTCGGAGCACCAAACACCGTCAAAAAGGCGGTGAAAAGCACAAGACTCAGGGAGGTTCCGTGCCGCGCGTTCGGAAGCAAAACGAAACCATGTCGATTGCCCGGCTGGCCAAACATCTTGGTTTGTCCGAGGGAACTGTTTCGCGCGCGCTCAACAATTACCCCGACATCGCCGAAAAAACCGTCGCCCGTGTCCGCAAGGCCGCCGATGAGCTGGGCTATCGCCCCTCGACCACCGCACGGCGTCTTGCCCGTGGCGTGGTGGAAACCATCGGCTTTGTCCTGCCCGCCCGCGACGGTCATCAGATTGATCCGTTTCTGGCCGAAATTCTCGACGGGCTTGCCACCGAACTGGCCCTGTCTGACTGGGATTTGCTGGTTTCCGCCGTCCCTGATGGTCATGACGAGGTCGAAGTCATGGACCGCCTGATCCAATCGGGCAAGGTCAGCGGCTTTGTTGTTGCCCGCACTAAACGCCATGATCCGCGCATCGATTTCCTGCGCACATCCCACATCCCGTTTGTCGCCCAAGGTCGCACCGAAAACTGCGACGATTACGCATGGCTTGATATCGACAATGAAAAGGCCTTTGTCGATGCGGTGAATTATCTGGTCGGCCTCGGCCATCGCAAGATCGCCTATCTCGGCGGCGATCCCGAGCTTAATTACGCCTGGCAACGGCGCGCGGGCTATCTTGCCGCGACCAAGGCCAAGGGCTGCGATATCGCGCCGGGCTACATGCATGACGGCATCACCAACGAACTTGCCGCCCGCGAAGCCGTTTTGGAAATTCTCAAACTCCCCGATCATCCGACCGCCATTCTGTGTGTCACCGATGCGGTTGCCATCGGCGCCATCCATGCGCTGGCCCATGCCGGTATAGATGTCGGATCGGAAATGTCCGTGATTGGTTTTGATGGCCTGCCGATGGGCGAGGCCATCCATCCCGGCCTGACCACCATGAGCCAGGCCAGCTATCATATCGGCCGTGAAGTCGGCCGGATCGTTGTTGCCCAGGCAAATAAGTCAAACAAGGCAAATTCGCCTGCATCCGAATTTTCCCAAATTCTGTGGGAAGCATCGCTGACCGTCCGTGGGTCAGCCAACCCGCCAGCACTGAAGCTGGCCGCCAATGCCAAGGGAGGCATCTCATGAAAACAAGGTTTACGCGTGCTTTAACGCTTGCTGCCGCTGGTCTGCTGGTTTCCACCAGCATCGCCAGTGCGCAACTGCGGTTCTGGACCACCGAAGAACAACCCGAACGCCTGGCCAAGCAAGAAGAAATGGCCAAGGAATTCGAAGCCAAAACCGGCACCTCTGTGGAAGTCATTCCGGTCACTGAAACCGAACTTGGCACGCGTGCCACCGCCGCCTACGCCGCCGGTGACTTGCCAGACGTCATTTACCTGACCCTGCAATATGTCCTGCCCTGGTCCGAGGCCGGCATCCTCGATACCGAAGCCAACAACGAAGTCG encodes the following:
- a CDS encoding MFS transporter, encoding MMTDQNAEINPNAIAQVKVLALLGAVLLVGANSFVLSPILSEVAGGLSTQPYHVAWAISAFGAATAVSALTLAGMIDRMSVGRVLGCAALLLAVAQVSSGLSQHWVWLCLSQALAGVAVGVLLPGSYATVTATAPKGREAARLGVVLTGWALSLVVAVPAAAFVTEHLGWRMVYFLMAGLSVLVAGILVMLLSDVRGGMSTRTSPLRAFRLPGVWQLLAVMLVYMTAFYGCFAFFGVGVRTAFDLSAQGSGMFVMAYGVGFGVMGFVLGVISPKITRGYLCLVLIAIATSYATWGLTLQSQVVAMAGTAVWGMLNQLGLNGLVVSLNQQAAEARGAVMGLNSAVTYSAVFAGPMIMGPIYAGFGFAAVAGLGSVLVMCGVIVRWRSA
- a CDS encoding substrate-binding domain-containing protein, with product MPRVRKQNETMSIARLAKHLGLSEGTVSRALNNYPDIAEKTVARVRKAADELGYRPSTTARRLARGVVETIGFVLPARDGHQIDPFLAEILDGLATELALSDWDLLVSAVPDGHDEVEVMDRLIQSGKVSGFVVARTKRHDPRIDFLRTSHIPFVAQGRTENCDDYAWLDIDNEKAFVDAVNYLVGLGHRKIAYLGGDPELNYAWQRRAGYLAATKAKGCDIAPGYMHDGITNELAAREAVLEILKLPDHPTAILCVTDAVAIGAIHALAHAGIDVGSEMSVIGFDGLPMGEAIHPGLTTMSQASYHIGREVGRIVVAQANKSNKANSPASEFSQILWEASLTVRGSANPPALKLAANAKGGIS
- the nspC gene encoding carboxynorspermidine decarboxylase — translated: MPATPYYLIDKSKLKSNMEKIAYVREHSGAKALLALKCFATWSVFDFMSDYMDGTTSSSLYEVKLGRQKFGKETHAYSVAYSDDEIGEVIENADKIIFNSISQLTRFADQASGIVRGLRLNPQVSTSSFDLADPARPFSRLGEWDVAKVEAVMDRISGFMIHNNCENADFDLFDQMLGNIEEKFGSLLARVEWVSLGGGIHFTGDNYPLDKFCARLKAFSEKFGVQVYLEPGEASITKSTTLEVTVLDTLFNGKNLAIVDSSIEAHMLDLLIYRENAKVLPNTGDHSYMICGKSCLAGDVFGEFDFENEIKVGDRISIQDAAGYTMVKKNWFNGVGMPSIVIRELDGTERVVREFSFDDYVSSLS
- a CDS encoding saccharopine dehydrogenase family protein → MKKNVLIIGAGGVAQVVAHKCAQHNDVLGDIHIASRTASKCQSIIDSIHEKKNLKNPGVLEGHALDATDVDATAALIEKTGVKIVINVGSAFINMPVMSACIKTGVAYLDTAIHEEQDKICETPPWYANYEWKRRAECEAAGVTAILGVGFDPGVVNAYAKLAVEDYFDKIDSIDIIDINAGSHGKYFATNFDPEINFREFTGTVYSWQDSKWQSNKMFEIKKIWDMPVVGESQTFMTGHDEVHSLSQNLDVPNVRFWMGFGDHYVNVFTVLNNIGLLSEKPVTTAEGLEVVPLKVVKACLPDPSSLAPDYTGKTCIGDLVKGTKDGKETEVLIYNVADHKDAYNEVGSQGISYTAGVPPVAAAMLIATGEWDVKKMANVEELPSKPFLNLLNGMGLPTRIKDANGDRALDFS